The proteins below are encoded in one region of Candidatus Hydrogenedentota bacterium:
- a CDS encoding phosphocholine cytidylyltransferase family protein — protein sequence MQVIIIGAGRGARLMPTTEDSPKCFAEVEGRRILDWAVTAFGENGLDRICFIGGYRIEKVREAYPHFEFRHNDAWPDNNILASLFYAEDRMADGFICCYSDILFNTNVVADLKTHPADIAIGVDTAWMDRYTERTEHPTDDAEKVAVENGRVIEIHRELHDHHAHGEFIGVAKFSAAGAAQLREAYHAAREKHAGKPFREAKVFEKAYFIHLLQDMLEGGAHMAHADTPGGYIEIDTQQDLDYAREFWVSKHLAR from the coding sequence ATGCAGGTAATTATTATTGGCGCGGGGCGTGGCGCGCGCCTGATGCCGACGACCGAAGATTCCCCCAAGTGCTTTGCGGAGGTGGAGGGGCGGCGCATTCTGGACTGGGCCGTTACGGCGTTCGGGGAGAATGGTCTCGACCGCATCTGCTTCATCGGCGGCTACCGCATCGAGAAGGTTCGGGAGGCGTACCCGCACTTTGAATTCCGCCACAACGACGCGTGGCCGGACAACAACATTCTCGCGTCCCTGTTTTACGCCGAGGACCGCATGGCGGACGGGTTTATCTGCTGTTATTCGGATATTCTGTTCAACACGAACGTCGTGGCCGACCTCAAGACCCATCCGGCGGACATTGCGATCGGCGTCGACACCGCGTGGATGGACCGGTATACGGAGCGCACCGAGCACCCCACCGACGACGCGGAGAAGGTGGCGGTGGAGAACGGGCGCGTGATTGAAATCCACCGCGAGCTGCACGATCACCACGCGCATGGCGAGTTTATCGGTGTGGCGAAGTTTTCCGCGGCGGGCGCCGCCCAGCTTCGGGAGGCCTACCACGCGGCGCGCGAGAAGCACGCCGGCAAGCCCTTCCGCGAGGCGAAGGTCTTTGAGAAGGCCTATTTCATTCACCTCCTTCAGGATATGCTGGAGGGCGGCGCCCACATGGCGCACGCCGACACACCCGGCGGCTACATTGAAATCGACACCCAGCAGGACCTCGACTACGCGCGCGAATTCTGGGTCTCAAAGCACCTCGCGAGGTAA
- a CDS encoding MFS transporter, translating to MTDSSIRPIPLSRRMKAGYGAADFGMAGVEVMLQLFLLEFYTRAVGLQASLAGYALAIAVAWDAVTDPLMGAVSDRTHTRWGMRRPYMAAGGILFAVSVPVLFWPPALETQAGKFAYLLGAYLLLNTSYTILSVPYTALAGEMTSDRNDRAELFGWRLLARNGGFLIGALLPGLLYDAAEPAGAAAALRESRGATAWILAAAVIATAWISTIAVRRHDTPARAGRREGGALDPRWCFHEARRVLGNPLFLPLVIAFVIAQSGRTINASLGVYYYKIRLGLGERDIALILGVFILLVSASVPMWLAIARRAGKKAAAFYGALALGAMTAITYPLLPPGQIAPVLVFACGIGGLAAGAVILFEALVADAVDYDELKTGKHREGLYYGVWTMATKLARALGLALTGVMLDAIGLDPAAAAHPPEAGWRIALLFGPGVGLWFVIAALVFLALPYSEARQDRIQALLRRRAGRKRD from the coding sequence ATGACGGATAGTAGTATCAGACCTATACCGCTTTCCCGGCGTATGAAGGCTGGCTATGGCGCGGCCGACTTTGGTATGGCTGGGGTCGAGGTGATGCTTCAGCTGTTTCTGCTGGAGTTTTACACGCGGGCGGTTGGGTTGCAGGCGAGCCTGGCGGGCTATGCGCTTGCGATCGCGGTTGCGTGGGACGCGGTCACGGATCCGCTTATGGGGGCGGTCTCGGATCGCACGCATACGCGGTGGGGGATGCGGCGTCCGTACATGGCGGCGGGCGGGATTCTTTTCGCGGTTTCCGTTCCGGTGCTGTTCTGGCCGCCCGCGCTGGAGACGCAGGCCGGTAAATTTGCGTACCTGCTCGGGGCGTATCTGCTGCTGAATACGTCGTATACCATTTTATCGGTACCGTATACCGCGCTGGCGGGGGAGATGACGTCTGATCGGAATGATCGCGCCGAGCTTTTCGGTTGGCGGTTGCTGGCGCGCAACGGAGGCTTTCTGATCGGGGCGCTGCTGCCGGGGTTGCTCTATGATGCGGCCGAGCCGGCGGGTGCGGCGGCGGCGCTGCGGGAATCGCGGGGCGCGACGGCGTGGATCCTTGCCGCGGCGGTAATCGCAACGGCCTGGATTTCGACGATCGCCGTCCGCCGGCACGATACACCGGCGCGCGCGGGACGGCGCGAAGGCGGGGCGCTGGATCCGCGGTGGTGCTTTCACGAAGCGCGACGCGTGCTCGGCAACCCGCTGTTTCTGCCCCTGGTCATCGCGTTTGTGATCGCGCAATCGGGCCGGACGATCAATGCGTCGCTGGGAGTTTACTACTACAAGATTCGGCTCGGGCTTGGCGAGCGCGACATTGCGCTGATCCTGGGGGTGTTCATTCTCCTGGTGAGCGCGTCGGTGCCGATGTGGCTGGCCATCGCGCGGCGCGCGGGCAAGAAGGCCGCTGCATTCTACGGTGCGCTGGCGCTCGGGGCGATGACGGCGATCACCTACCCGCTGCTTCCCCCGGGCCAAATCGCCCCGGTGCTGGTTTTCGCGTGCGGTATTGGCGGGCTGGCGGCGGGCGCGGTCATCCTGTTTGAGGCGCTGGTTGCGGATGCGGTGGACTATGACGAGCTCAAGACGGGGAAACACCGGGAAGGGCTGTACTATGGCGTCTGGACGATGGCGACGAAGCTGGCTCGGGCGCTCGGACTAGCGCTGACGGGCGTCATGCTCGACGCGATTGGCCTTGACCCGGCCGCGGCGGCGCATCCGCCCGAGGCGGGGTGGCGCATTGCGCTGTTGTTTGGCCCGGGGGTTGGGCTGTGGTTCGTTATCGCCGCGCTGGTGTTTCTCGCGCTGCCGTACAGCGAGGCACGGCAGGACCGGATCCAGGCGCTGCTCCGGCGGCGGGCGGGGCGCAAACGGGATTAG
- a CDS encoding sulfatase-like hydrolase/transferase, producing the protein MRYSAFLVLAAGSLLFAAVSHAAVEAAAKRPNFVFILTDDQAQETLSAYGNTVCETPNIDRLAAEGMTFDGAYHMGAWSGAVCLPSRTMIMTGRSVWRIPGNRTPYEAVPPRVPADIASQTLPAVFNRAGYDTFRTCKIGNSYADANAQFKTVRDKTCREGNAEEGSAWHGDQVMAYLSGREASGATEPFLIYYGFSHPHDVRNGTPELLAKYGATNDWDPENPGAANPSAPPLPDQWLPAHPFHHGHPELRDEVAVPGVLRSRDPATVRNETGREYACIENIDIQIGRVLAKLEEMGELDNTYIIFTADHGMSVGRHGLMGKQNLYEHTWRVPFIARGPGIAAEARAQGNLYLMDVLPTLCDLAGIDIPSTVEGVSIRPVLEGRVETVRDTLYGVYSGGTKPGMRSVRRGDWKLIQYDVLDGEVRETQLFNLRENPHEYVLEHHAPEVIAATGHTPGELQVDLAEDPRYAAERARMEALLREEMTRWGDPYTLWSPQE; encoded by the coding sequence ATGCGTTATTCCGCGTTTCTGGTGTTGGCAGCGGGTTCGCTGCTGTTTGCGGCGGTGTCCCATGCGGCGGTCGAGGCCGCGGCGAAACGTCCGAACTTCGTCTTCATCCTGACGGACGATCAGGCGCAGGAGACGCTCTCGGCGTATGGCAATACCGTGTGCGAGACGCCGAATATTGATCGGCTTGCGGCGGAGGGGATGACCTTTGACGGGGCCTACCACATGGGCGCGTGGAGCGGGGCGGTGTGCCTTCCCTCGCGGACGATGATCATGACGGGGCGATCGGTCTGGCGCATTCCGGGGAACCGCACGCCTTACGAGGCGGTTCCGCCGCGTGTACCCGCGGATATTGCGTCGCAGACGCTCCCGGCGGTGTTCAACCGCGCGGGGTACGACACGTTCCGCACGTGCAAGATTGGCAACAGCTACGCGGATGCGAATGCGCAGTTCAAGACGGTGCGGGACAAGACGTGCCGCGAAGGGAACGCGGAGGAGGGCAGCGCTTGGCACGGCGATCAGGTGATGGCGTATCTCTCCGGGCGCGAAGCGTCGGGCGCGACGGAGCCGTTTCTGATTTACTATGGCTTTTCGCACCCCCACGACGTGCGGAACGGCACGCCCGAATTGCTCGCGAAATACGGCGCGACGAATGACTGGGATCCGGAGAACCCGGGCGCGGCGAATCCGTCCGCGCCACCGCTGCCGGATCAGTGGCTTCCCGCGCACCCATTTCACCACGGGCATCCGGAACTTCGGGACGAGGTGGCGGTTCCGGGGGTGCTGCGGAGCCGCGATCCGGCGACGGTCCGCAACGAGACCGGTCGGGAATACGCGTGCATCGAGAATATCGACATCCAAATTGGGCGGGTGCTGGCGAAGCTGGAGGAGATGGGCGAGCTGGACAATACGTATATCATCTTCACGGCGGATCACGGCATGTCGGTGGGCCGTCACGGGCTGATGGGCAAGCAGAACCTGTATGAGCACACATGGCGGGTACCGTTCATTGCGCGTGGTCCGGGTATCGCGGCGGAGGCGCGGGCGCAGGGCAATCTGTATCTCATGGATGTGCTGCCGACACTGTGTGATCTTGCCGGTATCGATATTCCGTCGACGGTGGAGGGCGTGAGTATTCGCCCGGTGCTGGAGGGGCGTGTGGAGACCGTGCGCGACACGTTGTACGGGGTGTACTCGGGGGGAACGAAGCCGGGTATGCGCAGTGTGCGGCGTGGCGACTGGAAGTTGATCCAGTACGACGTGCTGGATGGGGAAGTGCGGGAGACGCAGCTGTTCAACCTGCGGGAGAATCCGCACGAGTATGTGCTGGAACACCACGCGCCCGAGGTGATCGCGGCCACGGGGCACACGCCGGGCGAGTTGCAGGTGGATTTGGCGGAGGACCCGCGCTACGCGGCAGAGCGCGCGCGAATGGAGGCCCTGCTTCGGGAAGAGATGACGCGGTGGGGGGATCCGTATACGCTCTGGTCACCGCAGGAGTAG
- a CDS encoding cobalamin-independent methionine synthase II family protein — translation MRTLPLFPTSVIGSLPRPAFVKDLIADDAPYDAETYQRHMGDAIRYAVAMQEAAGLDIITDGEWWRKSYIGVIAELAHGFELSRNPADGRPWTVVTERLSPKAPGFIANEVRFLKQITNRPVKATLPAPALLGERMWDPERSVGAYPTREAFIEDCVPVLRRELELLRDEGVHIVQIDDPHLCLFVDAGVRGQYDDATRASDFATDMDNAVVEGITGVKTAVHLCRRAGARVRGEAEHTGGYDPILKQLVRLKVNHVTMEFTTPGAGDMSVFRELPEHIEIGLGCVSCHPGQIDSPETIVARVEKALQYLAPERITLNPDCGFAPGSAAQVDIDEVYIKLKNEVEAARRLREKYA, via the coding sequence ATGCGCACGTTGCCCCTCTTTCCGACCTCTGTCATCGGTTCGCTGCCGCGCCCGGCATTCGTGAAAGATCTTATTGCGGACGACGCCCCGTACGACGCGGAGACGTATCAGCGCCATATGGGCGACGCCATCCGGTACGCCGTGGCGATGCAGGAGGCGGCGGGACTGGACATCATCACCGACGGCGAGTGGTGGCGGAAGTCGTATATCGGCGTTATTGCGGAACTTGCCCATGGCTTCGAATTGAGCAGGAATCCGGCGGACGGCCGTCCGTGGACGGTTGTGACCGAGCGGCTGTCTCCGAAGGCCCCGGGCTTCATCGCGAACGAGGTGCGCTTCCTGAAACAGATCACGAATCGGCCGGTTAAGGCGACCCTGCCGGCTCCCGCACTGCTCGGCGAGCGCATGTGGGATCCCGAGCGGTCCGTTGGCGCCTACCCCACCCGCGAGGCGTTCATCGAGGATTGCGTGCCCGTGCTCCGGCGGGAATTGGAGCTGCTTCGGGACGAGGGGGTGCACATTGTACAGATTGACGATCCGCATCTGTGCCTTTTCGTGGATGCGGGGGTGCGCGGCCAGTACGACGACGCGACGCGCGCCTCGGATTTCGCCACCGACATGGACAATGCGGTAGTGGAGGGGATCACGGGCGTTAAGACGGCGGTGCACCTTTGCCGGCGCGCCGGCGCGCGCGTGCGGGGCGAGGCGGAGCACACGGGGGGCTACGATCCGATTCTCAAGCAGCTCGTCCGGCTGAAGGTAAACCACGTCACGATGGAGTTCACGACGCCGGGCGCGGGCGATATGTCGGTATTCCGTGAACTTCCGGAGCACATTGAAATCGGCCTCGGGTGCGTGAGCTGCCACCCCGGCCAGATCGATTCGCCCGAGACCATTGTCGCGCGGGTGGAAAAGGCGTTGCAGTACCTTGCGCCCGAGCGCATCACGCTCAACCCGGACTGCGGCTTCGCGCCCGGATCGGCCGCCCAGGTCGACATCGACGAGGTCTATATCAAGCTGAAGAACGAAGTGGAGGCTGCGCGGCGGTTGCGCGAGAAATACGCGTAG
- a CDS encoding PAS domain S-box protein, with protein MQMHRTILIAATLAGMALLLALDQWHRARFAEKNHAQLERTLQESVRELEQRLEIRILAVDDLRAFLLALPEAPDQSAFDAIATQLLRNYPALRTLQFVGPDHLIRFTYPLTGNEDAVGLDLMTRPAAPYVERAMATRMTVLNEPTVTVQGVLAVVARSPLYAGDTYLGLTQGVIEINTLLEEVAAHLPTNVSYAVALEGALPFWGTEPAGAARVSAPVRAGDRIWTASLGWAAPPPGADPSTIALIWGLGGLALTSILALVHLALRRVTRLSQSATESAQALHASETRFRVLFEHAFEGILIAEAGSGKIVYANPALCGMLGHPEDALSGACLKRTLAVRDQDSAPALPPADALDGGSVQRTDVACPHADGSTVFVDITWTHMQLDGTAYHVGFFRDIGDRKRVEAQSEAALAQLQLTVQATNIGLWDWDLLTNEVYLSPEWKRQLGYEDSELPNEYAEWESRIHPEDRAQVLAAIAAAAQPPFPPYAPEFRLRHRDGSYRWLLVRGKVLHDAHGAPFRMLGCHIDITDRRQAEEELRAATDLRERTLESLSEVVIVVDPATRTIQQCNAAAERVFGYCADELIGKSTEILHVDRARYEAFARASEPMLERGEAFHASFEMRRKDGTLIQTENTVATLSPSKGWRAGVVSVVRDVTGQRQLESRLRQAQKMEAIGTLAGGIAHDFNNILAAIIGYSELVQAQLDPGSEEYGDLEGVLAAANRAQSLVQQILTFSRQVEEVRQPVDLVEVVEEALKLLRPSIPTTIEIEANVGDSPQPVLADPTQMHQVIVNLCTNAYQAMEESGGRLSIALGRTSGELPPELPPGEYVRMVVRDTGCGMDPAYLYRVFDPFYTTKPQGKGTGLGLATVHGIITAHGGAITVQSAPGSGSTFEVFLPFATEPVLPAPGEEPPVRGGSERLLLVDDEEALANLLQKALEKFGYNVHALTSSTAALELLKQEPGRFDLLVTDLTMPRMTGRQLIAEVRGIRPDLPVILVTGFSDNGLLEDLARLGVSTVLTKPVKPRNLARIVRDVLDAGAFPANAP; from the coding sequence ATGCAGATGCACCGGACAATCCTGATCGCCGCAACGCTTGCGGGGATGGCGTTGCTGCTGGCCCTGGATCAGTGGCATCGCGCCCGATTTGCCGAGAAGAATCACGCCCAACTGGAGCGCACCCTTCAGGAATCGGTGCGCGAACTCGAACAGCGCCTCGAGATCCGGATCCTGGCGGTCGATGATCTGCGCGCCTTCCTGCTCGCCTTGCCTGAAGCGCCGGATCAAAGTGCATTCGACGCCATCGCCACCCAACTCCTGAGAAATTACCCAGCCCTACGGACATTGCAGTTTGTCGGCCCCGATCACCTGATCCGCTTTACCTACCCGCTGACCGGCAACGAGGATGCCGTCGGGCTCGATCTCATGACGCGGCCGGCCGCACCGTACGTCGAAAGGGCAATGGCCACACGGATGACCGTGCTCAACGAACCGACCGTCACCGTTCAGGGCGTGCTTGCGGTTGTGGCGCGCTCGCCCCTTTACGCAGGAGACACCTACCTCGGCCTGACCCAGGGGGTGATCGAAATCAACACCTTGCTTGAGGAAGTCGCGGCGCATCTACCCACGAATGTGAGCTACGCCGTCGCGCTGGAAGGGGCGCTGCCGTTCTGGGGGACCGAGCCCGCCGGCGCCGCCCGCGTCAGCGCGCCCGTTCGCGCGGGTGATCGCATCTGGACCGCATCCCTCGGCTGGGCGGCGCCCCCGCCCGGCGCGGACCCCTCCACCATCGCGCTCATCTGGGGGCTCGGCGGCCTCGCGCTCACCAGCATCCTCGCGCTCGTCCACCTGGCGCTGCGGCGCGTCACGCGGCTTTCCCAATCGGCCACAGAAAGCGCACAGGCCCTGCACGCCAGCGAAACCCGTTTCCGGGTGCTCTTCGAACATGCGTTTGAAGGCATCCTGATTGCCGAAGCGGGCTCCGGGAAAATCGTCTACGCCAATCCGGCTCTTTGTGGCATGCTCGGCCACCCCGAGGATGCCCTCTCGGGCGCCTGTCTTAAACGTACTCTGGCCGTGCGTGACCAAGATTCCGCGCCCGCGTTGCCGCCCGCCGACGCCCTGGACGGAGGCAGCGTGCAACGGACGGATGTCGCCTGCCCGCACGCGGACGGCTCCACCGTCTTCGTGGATATCACATGGACCCACATGCAACTGGACGGCACAGCCTACCACGTGGGATTCTTCCGCGATATCGGCGACCGAAAGCGCGTGGAAGCCCAAAGCGAGGCGGCGCTCGCCCAGCTGCAACTCACCGTGCAGGCCACCAACATCGGCCTGTGGGACTGGGACCTGCTCACAAACGAAGTCTATCTTTCGCCCGAGTGGAAACGTCAACTGGGATACGAAGACAGCGAACTGCCCAACGAATACGCCGAGTGGGAATCCCGGATCCATCCGGAGGATCGCGCTCAGGTCCTCGCGGCCATCGCCGCGGCGGCCCAGCCCCCCTTCCCGCCCTACGCGCCGGAATTCCGGCTCCGCCACCGCGATGGCTCCTACCGATGGCTGCTCGTGCGCGGTAAGGTGCTGCACGATGCGCACGGCGCGCCCTTCCGCATGCTCGGGTGCCACATCGACATCACGGACCGGCGCCAGGCCGAGGAGGAGTTGCGCGCGGCCACCGACCTGCGCGAACGCACCCTCGAAAGCCTCAGCGAGGTCGTGATCGTCGTCGACCCCGCCACCCGCACCATACAGCAATGCAACGCGGCCGCGGAGCGCGTGTTTGGATACTGCGCGGACGAGCTCATCGGAAAATCCACCGAAATCCTCCATGTCGACCGAGCACGCTATGAAGCCTTCGCCCGCGCCAGCGAGCCCATGCTCGAGCGCGGCGAAGCATTTCACGCCAGTTTCGAAATGCGCCGCAAGGACGGGACCCTGATCCAGACCGAAAACACCGTGGCGACGCTGAGTCCGAGCAAGGGATGGCGCGCGGGCGTCGTGAGCGTCGTGCGCGACGTCACCGGGCAGCGGCAGCTGGAATCCCGGCTGCGCCAGGCACAGAAAATGGAAGCCATCGGCACGCTCGCCGGCGGGATCGCCCACGATTTCAACAACATTCTCGCCGCCATCATCGGCTACAGCGAGCTCGTCCAGGCCCAGCTCGACCCCGGCAGCGAAGAATATGGCGACCTGGAGGGCGTGCTCGCCGCCGCAAACCGCGCCCAGAGCCTCGTCCAGCAAATCCTCACCTTCAGCCGGCAGGTCGAGGAAGTCCGGCAACCCGTCGATCTCGTGGAGGTCGTCGAAGAAGCGCTGAAACTCCTTCGCCCCTCCATCCCAACCACCATCGAGATCGAGGCAAACGTGGGAGACAGCCCGCAGCCCGTGCTCGCGGATCCCACCCAGATGCACCAGGTGATCGTGAACCTCTGCACCAATGCCTACCAGGCCATGGAGGAAAGCGGGGGCCGCCTCTCCATCGCGCTCGGTCGAACCAGCGGCGAACTCCCGCCCGAACTGCCGCCGGGCGAGTACGTGCGCATGGTGGTCCGCGATACCGGCTGCGGCATGGACCCCGCGTACCTCTACCGCGTCTTCGATCCCTTCTACACCACCAAACCCCAGGGAAAAGGCACCGGGCTCGGCCTCGCGACTGTCCACGGCATCATCACCGCCCACGGCGGAGCGATCACCGTGCAAAGCGCGCCCGGCAGCGGAAGCACCTTCGAAGTATTCCTGCCGTTTGCCACCGAGCCGGTCCTCCCCGCGCCCGGCGAGGAGCCCCCCGTGCGTGGCGGTTCGGAGCGCCTCCTGCTGGTCGACGATGAGGAGGCGCTGGCCAACCTGCTCCAAAAGGCGCTGGAGAAATTCGGCTACAACGTCCACGCCCTTACCAGCAGCACCGCCGCGCTCGAATTGCTGAAACAAGAACCCGGCCGCTTCGATCTCCTCGTCACCGACCTCACCATGCCGCGGATGACCGGGCGCCAGCTCATCGCCGAGGTGCGCGGCATCCGCCCCGATCTCCCCGTCATTCTCGTCACCGGATTCTCCGACAACGGACTCCTCGAGGATCTGGCGAGGCTGGGCGTCTCGACTGTCCTCACAAAGCCCGTCAAGCCCCGAAACCTCGCCCGTATCGTGCGCGACGTGCTGGACGCCGGCGCATTCCCCGCAAACGCTCCCTGA
- a CDS encoding cytochrome P450 produces the protein MDVVSRHARGVRRGAGTDPPGPGPIGSLGPLLSMCHDRITPVASVLKRYGRIAMLEGAKGRVYLVNDPEAVQELLSGAHRDVMKDTGHQLFLRPVLGNGLLLNEGAAHLRRRRMMQPAFHSARIADYATTMVRYAVAAAGRWEAGQRIDVMREMMALALDVVGKTLFNSEVAEDKQGVADAIEDIMQADSILLHPLAPILTRLPLRRVRRFRRAIRRLDAIVYRIIREHRAKGGGGDLLDMLMAARDEESGAPLGDEALRDEVLTLFLAGHETTANTMAWAWRLLGENPAVEARFHAEVDAAIGDRTPGMEDFALLPYTRQIVEETLRLYPPAYLFGREALRPITILGYAIPAGSQVLLSPYVSHRDARFFPDPERFDPDRFAPEQRETRPRDAWFPFGAGPRKCIGERFAMMEAVLVLATIGRRWRLATEGQPRPGIDPRITLRPRGGLPMTVLPRETASGSE, from the coding sequence ATGGACGTGGTATCAAGGCATGCACGCGGTGTGCGGCGTGGTGCGGGAACGGATCCGCCCGGTCCGGGCCCTATCGGTTCCCTAGGGCCGCTCCTGTCGATGTGTCATGATCGGATCACCCCCGTGGCGTCGGTGCTGAAACGGTACGGTCGGATTGCGATGCTGGAGGGGGCGAAGGGCCGGGTGTACCTGGTGAACGATCCCGAGGCGGTGCAGGAACTGCTGTCGGGCGCGCACCGCGATGTAATGAAGGACACGGGGCACCAGCTGTTTCTCCGTCCGGTGCTGGGGAACGGGCTGTTGCTGAACGAGGGCGCGGCGCACCTTCGCCGGCGGCGGATGATGCAGCCGGCGTTTCACAGCGCGCGCATTGCGGACTACGCGACGACGATGGTGCGGTATGCGGTGGCGGCGGCGGGGCGCTGGGAGGCGGGGCAGCGGATCGATGTGATGCGCGAGATGATGGCTTTGGCGCTGGATGTGGTGGGGAAGACGCTGTTCAATTCCGAGGTGGCCGAGGACAAGCAAGGCGTGGCCGATGCGATCGAGGACATCATGCAGGCGGACAGCATTCTGCTGCATCCGCTGGCGCCGATCCTGACGCGGTTGCCATTGCGGCGGGTGCGGCGATTCCGCCGGGCCATTCGGCGGCTGGACGCCATTGTTTATCGGATTATCCGGGAGCACCGGGCGAAAGGGGGCGGCGGCGACCTGCTGGACATGCTGATGGCGGCGCGCGACGAGGAGAGCGGCGCGCCGCTGGGCGACGAAGCCTTGCGGGACGAAGTGCTGACGCTGTTCCTGGCGGGCCACGAGACGACGGCGAACACGATGGCGTGGGCTTGGCGCCTGCTGGGCGAGAATCCGGCGGTTGAGGCGCGGTTTCACGCGGAGGTGGATGCGGCGATCGGCGATCGGACACCCGGCATGGAGGACTTCGCGCTGCTCCCGTATACGCGGCAGATCGTGGAAGAGACGCTGCGGCTGTATCCGCCAGCCTACCTGTTCGGGCGCGAAGCGCTTCGGCCGATCACGATTCTGGGGTATGCGATACCGGCAGGCTCCCAGGTGTTGTTGAGCCCGTATGTCAGCCATCGGGATGCGCGTTTTTTTCCGGATCCCGAGCGCTTTGACCCCGACCGCTTTGCCCCCGAACAGCGGGAGACCCGCCCGCGCGACGCCTGGTTTCCGTTTGGCGCGGGCCCCCGGAAGTGCATCGGAGAGCGCTTCGCGATGATGGAGGCGGTGCTTGTGCTTGCGACCATCGGGCGGCGGTGGCGCCTGGCGACGGAGGGACAGCCCCGGCCGGGAATCGACCCGCGCATTACGCTGCGCCCGCGCGGTGGGCTACCGATGACGGTGTTGCCGCGCGAGACAGCCAGCGGCTCGGAATGA
- a CDS encoding DUF4405 domain-containing protein, whose translation MNTNRKFNLRAMTSLTVSMSFLMLTLSGVILYLSPKGRVANWTGWSMIGLSKEGWGSAHTTMALLFLVASAAHIAYNWRPLLKYLKMPLAAGAKRSRAEMAGALALTLMVFVGTLYSVPPFGAVAELGENIKQYWEMRSVVGPYPHAEEDTLEMFANKLGRGPEELQERLASKGLAVDDMSQTVQELAHQNNMAPASLFALLSSGGAAAGPSGDYASRGGAGGGGFGRKTLAQVCAEGNVDLESAIARLHQRGIAATGQDNVRTLADRVNMTPGELLAAAGIDTGH comes from the coding sequence ATGAACACGAACCGCAAATTCAACCTCCGGGCCATGACCTCCTTAACCGTTTCCATGAGCTTCCTCATGCTCACGCTGTCGGGCGTCATTCTTTACCTGTCGCCCAAGGGTAGAGTCGCCAACTGGACCGGCTGGAGCATGATCGGCCTCAGCAAGGAAGGATGGGGGAGCGCGCACACCACCATGGCCCTGCTCTTCCTCGTGGCAAGCGCGGCGCACATCGCTTACAACTGGCGGCCCTTGCTCAAGTACCTCAAGATGCCACTCGCCGCGGGCGCAAAACGGAGCCGCGCGGAAATGGCCGGCGCGCTCGCCCTCACGCTCATGGTCTTTGTCGGCACCCTCTACAGCGTGCCCCCGTTTGGCGCCGTGGCCGAACTCGGTGAGAACATCAAACAGTACTGGGAGATGCGCAGCGTAGTTGGGCCGTATCCCCACGCCGAAGAAGACACCCTCGAAATGTTTGCGAACAAGCTCGGGCGCGGGCCGGAAGAACTTCAGGAGCGCCTCGCATCCAAAGGCCTCGCCGTGGACGACATGTCGCAAACCGTCCAGGAACTCGCACATCAGAACAACATGGCGCCCGCCAGCTTGTTCGCGCTGCTGAGCAGTGGCGGCGCCGCGGCGGGACCGTCGGGCGATTATGCATCACGCGGCGGCGCGGGCGGGGGGGGCTTCGGGCGAAAGACCCTGGCCCAGGTTTGCGCGGAGGGCAACGTGGATCTCGAATCGGCGATTGCGCGCCTGCATCAGCGTGGCATCGCGGCAACCGGCCAGGACAACGTCCGTACGCTCGCCGACCGCGTCAACATGACGCCCGGCGAGCTCCTGGCCGCAGCCGGCATCGACACAGGCCACTGA